Sequence from the Candidatus Accumulibacter similis genome:
CGTCAATCCGCGGCGCGCCCGCATTCGGCAGGAGTATGTGCTGCGCCGGATGCGCGAACTTGGTTTCATCAGCGACGCGCAACACGACGCTGCCCTGGCGCAGGCGCTGGTGCTTCGGCGCGAGAGCAACGCGACGCCGATTCACGCCGAGTTTGTCACTGAAATGGCGCGCCAGATCGCTGCCGAGAGGTTCCCCGACGACGTATACACGCGCGGCCTGCGCGTCTATACGACCATCCGCAAGGACGACCAGGAAGCTGCCTATACCAGTCTGCGCCGGAACATTCTCGATTACGATCGCCGGCACGGATATCGCGGTGCCGAAGCCTACGTGGACCTCGCGGGCATAAAGTCGGACACCGACGAGGCGCTCGACGAGTTGCTGCCCGACTATCAGGAGGCCGAGGACCTGCAACCGGCCATCGTCCTGCAGGCCGATGCCAGGAAGCTGCGGGCGTTCCGCCGTGGTGGCGACGTGATCAGCATTACCGGTGAAGGATTGAAGCTTGCGGCGGGCATGATGGACGACAAGGCGCCGCCAAACAAGCGCCTGCGCCGCGGCGCGATCATCCGCGTGCAGACCGACGACAAGGGCAACTGGCGAATCGCTCAACTGCCGGAAGTCGAAGGGGCCTTCCTGGCGGCTGATCCGCACGACGGGGCGATTCGCGCACTGGTTGGGGGTTTCGACTTCCAGCGCAACAAGTTCAACCACGTGACGCAGGCCTGGCGCCAGCCGGGATCGAGCTTCAAGCCCTTCATTTACTCCGGCGCGCTGGAACGTGGCTTCACTCCGGCCTCGATCGTCAATGACGAGCCGATCAGCTTCCCGGCGACGGTTACCGGCAGCCAGGCCTGGGAACCGAAGAACTACGACGGGCGGTATGAGGGTCCGATACGACTTCGCACGGCGCTGGCCAAGTCGAAGAACATGGTTTCGATCCGCCTGCTGCAGGCCAGTGGTGTTCGCTACATTCAGGACTACATCACCCGTTTCGGTTTCGACGCCAGAAAGCACCCGCCCTATCTGACCATGGCGCTCGGCGCGGGCTCGGTGACGCCGTGGGAGATGGTCACCGCCTACGCGGTGTTCGCCAACGGCGGCTACCGTATCCGGCCATACGTCGTGCGCGAGATTCTTGACGACCGGAAGCAGGTACTGGCGCAGGCCGAGCCGGTTACCGCCGGTGACGAGACCCTGCGGGCCATCGACCCACGCAACGCCTACCTGATGGACAGCATGTTGCGTGACGTGACGATCTACGGCACCGCCGCGCGCGCTTCGGCAACGTTGAAGCGCAAGGATCTGGCTGGCAAGACGGGTACCACCAACGAACACGTGGACGCGTGGTTCTGCGGCTACCAGCAGACGGTCGTCGCTTGCTCGTGGATCGGCTTCGACCAGCCGCGCAACCTTGGCAAAGGCGAGACCGGCGGCACCGCGGCCTTGCCAGCATGGATCGGCTACATGGCAAAGGCTTTGAGCAACACGCCCGAGTCCTTCCTGCCGATGCCGGAAGGCATCGTTTCGGTAGCCACGCCGGACAGCGGCAAGGGTCCGGCACAGGAAATGTTCTACCGGGAAAACGTTCCCCAGCAGATCGAACCGGAACCGCCAGGCGACGACGTGCGCGCCGAAGATTGAGCGCAGCGGTTGCGATTGGATGTACCGCGCGGCGCGGCAGCGAGGTGGCCCAATCTTTGCCTCTCGCGCGCGGCCTTGCACACGCCGGGGCTGGCAGCTCCGCGAGAGTGTTCTCGCCGACGGACCTGATCCTGATCGGTCTCGTTGCGCGCTCGCTCGCGCCCAGCCTCCCGCAATGCTCGTGCCTACTTCGCCGTCGCCGCTCAGGGCAAGCGATTCTCGAGTGCGTACAATTCCTCGACCGTCTCACGGCGACGAACCAGGTGTGCCTGGTTGCCGTCGACCATCAGCTCAGCGGCCCGCGGGCGGGAGTTGTAGTTCGAGCTCATCGACATGCTGTAGGCACCGGCCGACATGATCGCCAGCAGATCACCGGCGGCGAGTGCCAAGTCGCGGCCACGCCCGAGAAAATCGCCCGATTCGCAGACCGGACCAACGATCTCCCAAGGCAGCAGGGGACCCTGGCGTCGAACGACGGGAACGATGTCGTGCCACGAGCCATACAACGCCGGCCGCGCGAGATCGTTCATCGCCGCGTCTACGATGGCAAAGTTCTTCACGTCGCCCGGTTTCAGGTATTCGACACGAGTCAGCAGCACACCCGCGTTGCCGACCAGGCGTCGCCCGGGTTCGAGCAGAACGTGCAACCTTCGTCCGCGAAGTCTCGCCAGAATCGGCCCCAGGTAATCCCTGACGGTCGGCGGAGCCTCGTCGCGATAGCGGATGCCGAGCCCGCCGCCGAGATCGATATGCTCAAGGACAATACCTTCGGCGGCGAGTCGGTCGACCAGCAGGAGGATCTTGTCGAGCGCCTCGACAAAGGGCGCGGACTCGAGCAGTTGCGAGCCGATGTGGCAGTCGATGCCGCTGACGCGCAGGTTGGCAAGGCTCGAAGCGCGCCGATACAGCGGCAGTGCATCCTCATAGGCGACGCCGAACTTGTTCTCCTTGAGGCCGGTCGACACGTACGGGTGAGTCCGCGCATCGACGTCGGGATTCACTCGCAGGCTGATCGGTGCTACCCTGCCGACCTCGCAGGCAACGGCATCGAGGCGGTCGAGTTCCGCAGCGGACTCGACGTTGAAGCAGAGGATGCCGACGCGCAGCGCCAGTTCCATTTCGCCCGCGCTCTTGCCGACCCCCGAGAAGACGATCCGCCGTGGATCGGCACCGGCAGCGAGAACGCGCCGGAGTTCGCCGCCGGAAACGATGTCGAAACCCGCACCACGCCGCGCGAGGACGTCGAGGACGGCGAGGTTCGAGTTGGCTTTGACCGCATAACAGACGAGCGCCTCGATACCGACCAGTTCACTATGGAACTCGTCGAGCGCCTCTTCCAGCGCGTGCCGCGAATAGACCCAGCACGGTGTACCAAAGCGCTCGGCAATCTCGGCAAGGGAGACCCCTTCCGCGTGCAGGATGCCTTCGCGGCGGACAAAGGCACTCATCGCTGGGTCTCTGCGGCAGGCGTGCTAGAATCTGGGCGTGTCGGGATTCCTGCCGCACTGCGGTCGGTGTCGGAGGCCGGCGAGGAAATGCCCGATACGACGGTCGTCGTCACTGCCGGCGGCTTCGGTGGCAGGACCAAGCCGCCACGATTGCCACAGCCGGCGAGCAAGCTGAGGGCCAGCGTGGCCGGCACAAGGAATGAGCACATAATGCGCCACAGCAAAAGACGCCAATGGTAGCACAGATGGCAGAGCACGATTTCAACGCCCGCGCCGAGGCCGTCCTGTCCCGGATTGAAGCCGCTCTTGAGCGCAGCGGCGCCGATCTCGATTTCGAACGTGTGGCCGACCAGGTGCTGCAGATCGACTTTGCCGACGGCAGCAGGATCATCGTCAACCGCCACGACGCAGCCCAGGAGATCTGGGTCGCGGCCCGCTCTGGTGGTTTTCACTACCGTTGGCAGGAAGGCTGCTGGCGCGATACGCGCAGTGGTTTGGAGTTGCTGTCGTCACTCTCTGATCTCGTCTCGACGCAGGCCGGCGAACCCGTTTCCCTGCTCTGAGCGGCGTTGCCACCGCACAAGCCAGTCCGGGCGGCAGCAGCGTCGGGGCATCTCGTCCGATGCACCTCGCGTCGCGCCGAGCTGCGACAGATTGCCACACCGCCAGCCATCGGCTGGCCGCGCAGCGTAGAATCCATCGCTCCGCTCGCTGCCAGGAGTCGGCCGATCGATGCTGCGTAACGCTCAGACTGTGGGATTGACTTCATTGACGGGGACCGAGAACCCACTGCGGCGCCTCGTCGCGCTGCGCCGCGTCGAGGTGCTGACGCAGGTCGTCGTGCTCATCCTGGCCGTGGCGTGGCTCAGGATGCCGCTCGACATCGTGCCCATGGCGGCCATCATTGCCCTGCTTGCAGCGATCAATCTGGCCACCCAGTGGCGACTCGAGCGGGGGCACCGGGCTGGCGACGGCGAAGTCTTTGCGCACCTGCTCATCGACACCGTCATCCTGAGCTTGCTGCTGTACTTTGCCGGCGGTTCGGCCAATCCCTTCATCTCGCTGTTCCTCTTGCCGGCAACGCTGGCTGCCGCGATGTTGCCGGCACGCCATGCCTGGACAATGGCCGGCGTCACCCTCGTCGCCTACACGTTCCTCATGTTCTGGAACCTGCCGTTGCCACAGCCGCAGGGGGACCTCGCCCGTTTCGACCAGCTGCTCGCGCGCGCCACTGGCGGTGCCGGCGAGCACGCTGCCCACGGCAGCAGCTTCGCCTTGCACGTACTCGGCATGTGGCTGAACTTCCTCATCAGTGTCGGCGTCGTCGCCTTCTTCGTCACACGCATGGCTGCTGCCCTCGAGGCGCGCGAACGCGAGCTGTCGGCGACGCGCGAAGAGGCGCTGCGCAACGAGCAGATCCTCTCACTCGGTACGCTTGCCGCTGGTGCTGCACACCAGCTCGGTACGCCGCTCGGAACCATGGCGGTGGTGCTGCGCGAACTCGAACTCAGTCATGGTGACGATACCGCGCTGCGGGACGACATCCTTCTGTTGCGCGAGCAGGTGGATCGCTGCAAGCAGACCATCTCGCAGATCCTCGCTTCGACGGGGCAGCGACGCGGCGACAGCCTGCAGTCGCTGCCACTGGATGCGTGCCTGCACCGCCTGCTGGACGACTGGCAGACCATCCGCCCGCACGCGCAGCTCTGCGTGACCCTGCACGGGCCGCAGCCGGCACCGCAGATCGTCGCCGAGCGGACCTTCGAGCAGGCGCTGCTGAATCTGCTCGACAACGCTGCCGATGCCAACGCTGGTCACCCGGATGCGCTTCGCTTCGCCGCCGACTGGGATGCCGACAGTTGTCGGATCGAAATCCTGGACCGCGGGCCAGGTGTCGACGAGAGCAGCAGGAATCGCCTTGGCAAGGCCTTCTTCAGCACCAAGAACGATCCCGGAGGCCGTCCGCTCGGCCTTGGCATCGGTCTCTTCCTGAGCAACGCCACCATCGAGCGCTTCGGCGGCAAGGTCGAGCTGTTCAATCGTGATGATCCGCACGGCGGTGCCTGCACTCGTGTCACGCTGCCACTCAAACGTCTGAAAGTCTGAGCGACCATGCCCGATAGCCAACCCCCCGTGGATGACGAGCGTTCGACCCTGCTGCTCGTGGATGACGACGAGGCCTTCCGCCGCGTCCTGGCACGGGCGCTCGAGCGGCGGGGCTTCGCCGTGACGGTCGCCAGCAGCGTGTCGGCGGCACTGACGAAAGCGCAGGCTCTGGCTCCGGAGTACGCCGTCGTCGACCTGAAGATGCCCGGCGAATCCGGGTTGGTCCTGATTGAGAAGCTGATCGAGCTGGACCCGAACACGCGCGTCGTGATGCTCACCGGCTATGCCAGCATCGCCACGGCGGTCGAGGCGATCAAGCTTGGCGCCATCCACTACCTGGCCAAGCCCTGTGACGCCGATCAGGTTGTGGCGGCACTCAACAAGAGTAGTGACGGTGATTCGGCGATCGCGATCGCCGGCTCGCCGCTGTCGGTCGACCGGCTCGAATGGGAGCATATCCAGCGCGTCCTCGCCGAACAGAATGGCAACATATCGGCGACTGCCAGAGCCCTGAAGATGCACCGCCGGACGCTGCAGCGCAAGCTTGGCAAACACCCGTCGCGAGAATAGCCATGCCCGCCGAACCGCTGCTACTGGCAGCGATGCGCATCGACAAGTGGCTCTGGGCGGCGCGTTTCTATCGCACGCGCGCCCTCGCTGCACAGGCCGTTGCCGCGGGTCGTGTGCGGCTCGCGGGAAATGCGGTGAAAGCCGCACACATCCTGCGCTGCGGCGATGAACTCGAAGTCAACCTCGGTGACCTCAGGTGGACGATCTGCGTCATTGCTCTCGCGCAGCAGCGCCGCTCCGCCAGCGAAGCCCGGCAGCTGTACCACGAATCCCTCGCGAGCAGCGAGCGGCGAACTGCGCAGGAGGCCGCCCGGAGACTGGTACCGGAACCCGCCCGCGAGCTTGGCGGGCGACCAACCAAGAAGGCCGGCAGACTGATCAGGAACTTTACCGACAGGGAATGAGAATCAGGGCTACGCAACTGCCGCAGTTCCGGAATTCTCGCGCGGACCCGGGAGCGATTCCGCGATCCCGGCCCATGCTGCCGGCAACCCGATGAGCGAGGGGTTGCTCGCCGACGGCATCGTGGTCGTCCATTTTCTCTTCATCTTCTTTGTCGTGGCTGGTGGCGCCCTGAGCCTGCGCTGGCCGAGGCTCGCATTCGCGCACGTTCCGGCCGCCTGCTGGGGCGTACTCATCGAGATCAGCGGCGGCATCTGTCCATTGACCCCCCTCGAGAACGAACTGCGTCTGGCGGCTGGCGAGGCAGGCTATTCCGGCAGCTTCGTCGCGCATTACCTGTTGCCGATCATCTATCCGCCTGGCTTGACGCGCGACACTCAACTGCTACTGGCGGGCGCACTCGTCGCCATCAATGTCGCTTGCTACGGCTGGCTGATCCACGGCCTCCGGCGCGCCGGCAGGGCACGTTTCAAGCATCCGAAGCAGCCGGTCGACACCGCCGATCGAGCAGCGCAGCAGCGGCGTTCCCGCTCTCCCGGCTAGGCAATCCTTTCGATCAGGTGTGCCTTGAGCTGCGCCCGCCCCGACGGATTGGCGAGTGCGATGATGGTGGTACCGACGCTGACGACTTCATCGACCCGCGGGTTGAAGACCCAGCTTCCATCCTCTTCACGCAAGGCAAGCAGGATGTAGTCCGGACTGCGCAGGCGCAGGTCGCCGACGCGGGTGGCAGGAAAGCCCGCTGGAACGTGGACTTCCTCGAGCCGCACGTTCTTGTCGGAACGAACCATCTCGTCGAGGAAACTGACCACGTGCGGCCGCACCATGGCTGACGCCAGGCGGATGCCACCGGTGAAATCCGGCGAGATAACCGCATCGGCGCCAACCTTGCGCATCTTCTCGACATTGCGCGCTTCCTGCGCCCGCGCCACGATCCGCAGATCGGGATTGAGCTGGCGAGCGGTGATGATGATCATCAGGTTGCGCGAATCATCGCCGGTCACGGCAAACAGGCCCCTGGCGTCGAGGATGTCGGCTGCCTCGAGGAGGTCGTCGTCGGAGGCATCACCCTGCAGGCAGAGCAGTCCCGGGAACTTGTCGAGATTGTCCTCGAAGCGCGCTTCCTCGGTGTCAATGGCGACGAAGTGCCGACCCGTGTTCTGCAACTCGCCGCCAACGCTGCGGCCAACCCTGCCGAAACCGCAGATGATGAAATGCTGGCGCAGTTTCTGGATGCGTTTCTCCATTCGTCGTCTCCGCAGGGAATGGTCTAGATCCTTCTCGAGGAAGAACACGGACAGGCTGGTGAAGAGGAAGGTCAATGCACCGGCACCGGAGATGGCGATGAAGCCAGCGAAGACGCGGTCGCTGAGCGCCGGCAGCGGAACGATCTCGCCGTAGCCAACCGTCGAGATGGTGATCAGTGTCATGTACAGGGCATCAGACCAGTCGCTGTGGTCGCCGCCAATATGGAAGAAACCGACGGTGCCGATCCCTACGAGAGCCAGAACGGCAACGGCGGCCCAGACAATGCGGACGACGATCCTCTGCAACTGCATGCTGATCCGCAGGTCCGACTCGCGCAGGCGGCGCAGCCGACGCGCCCGGCGGCGTGTGGCCAATGGACTATCGAAGATGGGCAACGAAACGACACCCTCCCTTGGCAAACGGGCGTACTGCTGCGACAAGCTGACCGTCAGGCAGCGAACAGGCAACATGCCGTACCGTATCGGCACGGCGCGCGAGCCTCGCACATTTGTTGCTCCTTGTCCACCAGCAAGAGCACGCGCCGATGGCAAGATCGGCAACTTTGGCGCACACTTGTGGCCACCGCATCGGAAAACCGCAGCATGCCCGGCAAGCACTTTTCGCGACGCGCAACGCGCCTGCAACCCAGCCAGAGGATCGCCGAAGCGATTCTGGATTACGTCGGTGACACGCCGTCCAGCAGCGAACAGCGGGCCGCCAGCCCGCAGCAGCGGGCGCGTGTCATCGTCCGCAAGGCCACCCGCAGCGCGGTGATGACAGCCGGCAGCCTTTCCCTGCCTCCAGGGTCTCTTGGCTGGCTCACCCTGCTGCCAGAACTGCGCTTGCTGTGGAAGCTGCAGACGCAGATGGTGGCCGATATTGCCGCCTGCCACGGAAAGACCGCCGGCCTTGGGCGTGAGGAGATGCTCTACTGCCTCTTCCGGCACACCGATACCCGCGCGGTCGCCAATCTGGTCGCCAGGGTGGGCAAGCGCTTCGTCGTCCAGCACGCGTCGCGGCCGGAAATCAATGCCATCGTCCTCAAGATCGCGTTGCACATCTCGCAGCGCCTGCTCGGACGGGGTGTTTCGCGCTGGATTCCCGTTGTCGGTGCCATCGGTGCCGGTGCCTACGCCTACTATGACACGGCGCAGGTTGCCGAAACGGCCATCGAACTGTTCACCGACGTCATCGATGTCGACAGCGAGACGGAGACGGAGTGAGACCGGACCTACGGGGCGGCGACTGCCCGTGTGCCTCGGCAACGACCCTGAGCGCCTGTCCCGGGGCGAGGATTCTCGCCGGACGTTGCCGGCAGGCTGCTAGAATCCAGTCCCTGAATCCGCAGTGGAGGGGGCTGCGATGCAAAGAGAGAACATCAGGCACGTCGAGGAGTGGGCCAGGCCGCGAACCGTCGTGTTGCTGACGCTGTTGCTCCTCGCCGCACTGTGGGCGGTAGTCATCGCTTCGCTGGTCTTTGCCCGCGACGACAGCATCGCTGCCGCCGGCATCTCGCTGCAGCGTCTGACGCACGCGCTCGAGCAGCAGACGCGGCAACAGTTTCGTCTGCTCGACACGGTTCTCGCCGCAAGCGAAAACTGGCTGCAGGACCATCCGGCGGGCGACCCGCACCGCGATTCCGGCCTGCGCCGGTTGGTCGACAGTCTGCGGGACAGCAGCGGCGACTTCTTCGACATCCGACTTCTGGCAGCCGGCACGGACCCCGCGCTGCAGGCGTCGCCCGCTGGCAGCGACCGCTCTGAGCGCCAGCCGGGCGGCTCCCGGCTGGCGTTCGGGCGGCCGACCACTGACCCGGCGACGGCCCGGGTTCATCTGCCGGTCGTCCGGCCGGTGAACAATCGGCATGCGAACGGTCTCCAAATGGTGGCGATGGTCGACCTACAAGCGCTGAGCCACGGCTACGACGCCGAGCGACTGCGGCCGGGCGGCGCGATTGCGCTGCTCTCCCCTGACGGCACGGTTCTGGCGCAGGCGGCGGAAGACCGGCAGCTTGTCCATTCGCTCGCCGGCGGGCATCTGTTCAGCCGACACCTGCCGCAGCGGTCGCGCGCGTTCGTGGTTCTCGACGAACGCGCCGGCAAGCATCCGCGGCTGTTGGCGAGCTACTCTTCGCTGCCCGACTTCCCGCTCGTCGTCATCGTTCTCGAGGACTACGATGTCGCGCTCGCAGGCTGGCAACGACAGGGCTTGTGGACCATTCTGCTGGCCCTGGGGGTGACGATCCCGCTGACCGTGGTTGCCTGGCGATCGTTGCGCCTGCTGCGCACGCTCGCCGAGCACAGCGTACAGCTGCAGGAGCTTGCGATCTCGGACCAGCTTACCGGCGTCAGCAGCCGACAGCACTTCGTCGCCACGCTAGCCGATGAGCTCGCGTTGCGGCAGCGCCGACACTTGCCGCTCGCGGTCATGCTCCTCGACATCGATTTCTTTCGCCGCATCAACGACGGTTATGGCCACGCTGTCGGTGACCAGGTCCTGCTGGCGGTCGCCCAGGCGGCCAAAGGCGCACTGCGTCAGCGGGACCTGCTGGCCCGCTTTGGTGGTGGCCAGTTTGCCGTTCTGCTGCCGGAT
This genomic interval carries:
- the cyaY gene encoding iron donor protein CyaY, giving the protein MAEHDFNARAEAVLSRIEAALERSGADLDFERVADQVLQIDFADGSRIIVNRHDAAQEIWVAARSGGFHYRWQEGCWRDTRSGLELLSSLSDLVSTQAGEPVSLL
- the lysA gene encoding diaminopimelate decarboxylase, with the protein product MSAFVRREGILHAEGVSLAEIAERFGTPCWVYSRHALEEALDEFHSELVGIEALVCYAVKANSNLAVLDVLARRGAGFDIVSGGELRRVLAAGADPRRIVFSGVGKSAGEMELALRVGILCFNVESAAELDRLDAVACEVGRVAPISLRVNPDVDARTHPYVSTGLKENKFGVAYEDALPLYRRASSLANLRVSGIDCHIGSQLLESAPFVEALDKILLLVDRLAAEGIVLEHIDLGGGLGIRYRDEAPPTVRDYLGPILARLRGRRLHVLLEPGRRLVGNAGVLLTRVEYLKPGDVKNFAIVDAAMNDLARPALYGSWHDIVPVVRRQGPLLPWEIVGPVCESGDFLGRGRDLALAAGDLLAIMSAGAYSMSMSSNYNSRPRAAELMVDGNQAHLVRRRETVEELYALENRLP
- a CDS encoding RNA-binding S4 domain-containing protein, with translation MPAEPLLLAAMRIDKWLWAARFYRTRALAAQAVAAGRVRLAGNAVKAAHILRCGDELEVNLGDLRWTICVIALAQQRRSASEARQLYHESLASSERRTAQEAARRLVPEPARELGGRPTKKAGRLIRNFTDRE
- a CDS encoding response regulator transcription factor — protein: MPDSQPPVDDERSTLLLVDDDEAFRRVLARALERRGFAVTVASSVSAALTKAQALAPEYAVVDLKMPGESGLVLIEKLIELDPNTRVVMLTGYASIATAVEAIKLGAIHYLAKPCDADQVVAALNKSSDGDSAIAIAGSPLSVDRLEWEHIQRVLAEQNGNISATARALKMHRRTLQRKLGKHPSRE
- a CDS encoding diguanylate cyclase, with protein sequence MQRENIRHVEEWARPRTVVLLTLLLLAALWAVVIASLVFARDDSIAAAGISLQRLTHALEQQTRQQFRLLDTVLAASENWLQDHPAGDPHRDSGLRRLVDSLRDSSGDFFDIRLLAAGTDPALQASPAGSDRSERQPGGSRLAFGRPTTDPATARVHLPVVRPVNNRHANGLQMVAMVDLQALSHGYDAERLRPGGAIALLSPDGTVLAQAAEDRQLVHSLAGGHLFSRHLPQRSRAFVVLDERAGKHPRLLASYSSLPDFPLVVIVLEDYDVALAGWQRQGLWTILLALGVTIPLTVVAWRSLRLLRTLAEHSVQLQELAISDQLTGVSSRQHFVATLADELALRQRRHLPLAVMLLDIDFFRRINDGYGHAVGDQVLLAVAQAAKGALRQRDLLARFGGGQFAVLLPDTEIAEALLVADRIRALIGEIAIPTEDGIVRFSVSVGASEATASDRSTDDLLKRAAQALQSAAAAGHDRVVAARSTSEPSPDPATTGRR
- a CDS encoding DUF2784 domain-containing protein: MSEGLLADGIVVVHFLFIFFVVAGGALSLRWPRLAFAHVPAACWGVLIEISGGICPLTPLENELRLAAGEAGYSGSFVAHYLLPIIYPPGLTRDTQLLLAGALVAINVACYGWLIHGLRRAGRARFKHPKQPVDTADRAAQQRRSRSPG
- a CDS encoding NAD-binding protein encodes the protein MQLQRIVVRIVWAAVAVLALVGIGTVGFFHIGGDHSDWSDALYMTLITISTVGYGEIVPLPALSDRVFAGFIAISGAGALTFLFTSLSVFFLEKDLDHSLRRRRMEKRIQKLRQHFIICGFGRVGRSVGGELQNTGRHFVAIDTEEARFEDNLDKFPGLLCLQGDASDDDLLEAADILDARGLFAVTGDDSRNLMIIITARQLNPDLRIVARAQEARNVEKMRKVGADAVISPDFTGGIRLASAMVRPHVVSFLDEMVRSDKNVRLEEVHVPAGFPATRVGDLRLRSPDYILLALREEDGSWVFNPRVDEVVSVGTTIIALANPSGRAQLKAHLIERIA
- a CDS encoding penicillin-binding protein 1A; this translates as MAACGKPLPDSLLPTALRWLLYPLVVVLGLAAIALALVVVVLSLAYPNLPSLEILTDYRPKIPLRVFTAEGHLLGEFGEERRAVVSIQDVPDVLKKAILAAEDERFYQHGGVDTLSVLRALHANLVGGGKRQGASTITQQVARNFFLSSEKTYTRKLYEALLSFKIENNLSKDQIFELYLNQIFLGQRAYGFAAAAHIYFGKGLGELTVAEAAMLAGLPKAPSAYNPIVNPRRARIRQEYVLRRMRELGFISDAQHDAALAQALVLRRESNATPIHAEFVTEMARQIAAERFPDDVYTRGLRVYTTIRKDDQEAAYTSLRRNILDYDRRHGYRGAEAYVDLAGIKSDTDEALDELLPDYQEAEDLQPAIVLQADARKLRAFRRGGDVISITGEGLKLAAGMMDDKAPPNKRLRRGAIIRVQTDDKGNWRIAQLPEVEGAFLAADPHDGAIRALVGGFDFQRNKFNHVTQAWRQPGSSFKPFIYSGALERGFTPASIVNDEPISFPATVTGSQAWEPKNYDGRYEGPIRLRTALAKSKNMVSIRLLQASGVRYIQDYITRFGFDARKHPPYLTMALGAGSVTPWEMVTAYAVFANGGYRIRPYVVREILDDRKQVLAQAEPVTAGDETLRAIDPRNAYLMDSMLRDVTIYGTAARASATLKRKDLAGKTGTTNEHVDAWFCGYQQTVVACSWIGFDQPRNLGKGETGGTAALPAWIGYMAKALSNTPESFLPMPEGIVSVATPDSGKGPAQEMFYRENVPQQIEPEPPGDDVRAED
- a CDS encoding HAMP domain-containing histidine kinase, with product MLRNAQTVGLTSLTGTENPLRRLVALRRVEVLTQVVVLILAVAWLRMPLDIVPMAAIIALLAAINLATQWRLERGHRAGDGEVFAHLLIDTVILSLLLYFAGGSANPFISLFLLPATLAAAMLPARHAWTMAGVTLVAYTFLMFWNLPLPQPQGDLARFDQLLARATGGAGEHAAHGSSFALHVLGMWLNFLISVGVVAFFVTRMAAALEARERELSATREEALRNEQILSLGTLAAGAAHQLGTPLGTMAVVLRELELSHGDDTALRDDILLLREQVDRCKQTISQILASTGQRRGDSLQSLPLDACLHRLLDDWQTIRPHAQLCVTLHGPQPAPQIVAERTFEQALLNLLDNAADANAGHPDALRFAADWDADSCRIEILDRGPGVDESSRNRLGKAFFSTKNDPGGRPLGLGIGLFLSNATIERFGGKVELFNRDDPHGGACTRVTLPLKRLKV